Sequence from the Streptomyces sp. R33 genome:
TGACGGGTTCCCCGGCGAGCCGGTTCACCACGGCCCGGACGGTGTATGCGTCGGCGCCCGCGTCGATCAACTGGGACGCGACCTCGCGCTCACGGAGCTTCTGTATCCGCTGCGCGTCCTCGGTCGCCCGGGTGGTCTCGATGTATACCGAGGCCCAGGGCCCTTGGCGGGCGAAGAGAGGTTTGAGAAAGCCGAGTTCCATGATGTCCCCCAGGGGGTTCAGGAAGGCTTTTCGGGACGGCGTGACGATGGCGGCGCAGAACGGCACACCACTTCCAGGATGCCCTGCCCACCCGTCGCGTGCCCGCCGACCGGCCGGTCAGCCGCAGCAGCACGCTCGCCCGTACGGGACGGACCTTGGGGCCGGTCGGCTGGAATCCGGGTCCGGAGCGGTACGGGGAGGGCCGCGGGCGGGGAAGACGGCGGCCGTGACCGGAATTCAGCTGACCAGCTCCGTTTTCGCAGACCACACGGAGATCCCCCGCCGCTACAGCGGCGAGGGGGAAGACGTTTCGCCACCCCTGACCTGGACGGCCGCCCCCGATGGCACGGCGGAGCTGCTGCTCCTGTGCGAGGACCCGGACGCGCCGGGGCCCAGTTTCCTGCACTGGCTGGTGACGGGCATCGATCCGTGGACCGGCGGGGTGGAGGAGGGGCAGGAGCCGCACGGCGGGACGTCCTGGCCCAACGGGTTCGGACGGCCGGGCTGGGGCGGACCGATGCCGCCGCCCGGGCACGGGCCGCACCGCTACTTCTTCCGCCTGTACGCGCTGTCGCAGCCGGTCCGCCTGCACGACCGGCCCAGCGTGGACGCCGTGCACGGCGCCGTGCACGGCAAGGACCTCGCGAGCGGCACCCTGGTGGGCACCTATCAGCGGCGCTAGGGACTCCCCTCGGGGTGCACCGTCAGGCCGGGCGGTCGGCGTTGGCGTCGGCGTCGGCGTACCGCAGCAGCGCCCCGACCCCCTCGTCCAGATCCAGGTCGTCCGCCGGTACGACGACCAGTTCCGCGGCGGTGCCGACGAGGGCCCGCACCAGCGCCTCGGCGGCGGGTTCCTCGTGGGGCGCCCGTACTCCGAAAGTGATCAGCTCCTCCTCGGTCAGGGCGAGCTGGCTGGGCTGCGGACCGGTCCACAGCCGCAGTGACGCGGCGGGCAGGTGGTTCAGCAGCAGCGCCGCGACCTGGCCGCGCTGGAGGGCGGCCAAAGTGGCCTCCATCCCTTCCGTCGCGGGTCCGCCCAGGGCCCGGCGGCCGATGAAGATGTTCACTAGGTCGCGGTCGTGCGCGGCCATCCGGCCGCGGAAGACGCTCTCGAGCTGTGGCTCCAGCAGGGCCCGTCCGGTGTCCGTCGGGGTGGGGCCCCCGACCCGTACGACCTTGCCGCTCAGGGCGTGCGGCAGTCGGCGGACCAGGACGTTGCCCGCCCACGCGTCCCCGCCGACGACGACGGCGTCGGCGTGGGTGCGCCGTGCCCAGGCGTCCAGCCGGTGGCCCAGCCGGACGGCGCTGTGGTGCCAGGAGGCCACCGCCACCTCGTGGTGCAGCCGCTCACCCGGGGTCACCGTGGAGGCGGGCCAGGTGCCGGACTCCGCCTCCACTCTCACCCAGCCGTGCGTCTCGGCCGTCGGCAGCCCGCCGTAGTGCACGACCACCGCCAGGTAGGGGATCTCCGGCAGATGCTGGGTGACCAGCGGCATCGCATCCGGCAGGGTGCTGTAGCGGGCCGAGTCGCGGGCGGGCGGCCTGGGCAGTTCCCCGTCCATGACGAGCGAGCCGCTGGCCGCGAAGATCGCCTGCCCGTGCGTTCCGGGCAGCTCCGCGTCCGCGCCGACCGCCTCCTCCAGTGCGCCGAGCAGCGCCCGGTCCGCGCCCTGCCGGGTCAGGTCCGCGCGGAGCCGGCCCCAGCGCAGGGCGACGGACCGGTCGGGCTGCGCGATGTCCCGCGAGGTGTCCAGGTACACCGAGGCGAACGGGCCGGACGCCGTGTACAGGGGTTCCAGGAACGACAGCCTCATTCCTCATCACCATCCCCAGGCGACTCCCAGGCGTCCCCCCTTCCGATGATGCGCGCACCGGAGGCTCGGAAGGCAAGCCGGACACGGATCACCCCGGCGGGCGCGCAGCGGCGGGCGTGGGCCTGTGGCCCGCGGTGCTCCGCGCTCGCCGGAAGGAGGGCCCCGCGCCACCCGCCAACCTCGTGGAATCGCCGCGCCGACGGACGTATCAGGCGGGGGTGCGACGCGCGGCGGTGTTTGCTGGCGGCAGGAAGGACCCCGTCCGCGGGGGCCGCGATCCGCCAGGAGGAACCGGAAGCATGCAGTTCGCACAGATCATCGACTTCGAGACCGAACGCATCGACGAGGTCCGAGACCTCCTGCGCGGCTACGAGGAGCGGGCCCGATCGACGGGCCGGACCGGTACCCCGGTGTCCCGCACCCTGCTCAAGGACCGGGCCAATCCCAACCGCTACCTCGCCGTGGTCCAGTTCGAGTCCCACGAGGCCGCGATGGCCAACAGCAACGCGCCGGAGACGAACGAGCTGGCCCAGCAGCTCTCGGCCTTGATGACCAGGCCGCCGGTCTACACCGACTGCGACATCGCGGACCACCAGACCATGGGCTGACCCGGCTGCGTCAGCCGGGGGTGGGGGCGGGTGAGGAGGGTCACCACTTGTGGCGGTCCCGGCGGGCCCGCTCCCGTTGCTAGATTGTCCGGCGGCCCGGTACCCGAGGCCCCGGACGAGATGCGCCGTACCCGGTCATGCACGACGACGCGCCAGGCGCCGTCCCACCGGCAGGCGCCGACGCGCTGTCCGGCCCCGGGCGGCGTTCCCTCGTCGCACAGATGGGCTGACCACATGACCGTGCCGCTGACCCGCACCCTCTACCGGACGACCGCACACGCCAGCGGGGGACGTACCGGATCGGTGGTCACCGACGACGGGCGCCTCGACGTCCGTCTGGCCCCGCCGCGCAAGAAGGTGCCCGGTACGACCAACCCCGAGCAGTTGTTCGCGGCCGGGTTCGCCGCCTGTTTCACCTCTGCGCTGGCCGAGGTCGCCGCCGAGTTCGGGGCGGATGCCTCGGCCGCGCGCGTCGCGTGCGAGGTACAGCTCGGTACCACCGACACGCCCGCGGGCTACGGTCTCGCGGTCGGCCTCACGGTCGGCCTGCCGGGGTGGAAGGCGGCCGATCTGCTTCCCCTGCTCCACCGGGCGGACGCGGTCTGTCCCTACTCCCAGGCGGTCCGCGGGAACATCGAGGTCTCGCTGCAGGCCGTGGACGACACCGCCGCCGTCGATGCCTGAGCCGGCGGCGGGCGGGCCGGGCATCCCGGTGCCCGAGCGGGGTGCGTGGCTGCGGCGCGGCATCAGCCGCAACGGCGGGCCCCTGGTGGAAGACCGCGAGGTGGTGTGGCTGCAGGCCGGTCCGTACTTCGCCGACAGCCGGGGCTTCGCCGGCGTCACGTCCTTCGACGGTTCGCGCGTGCGCTTCCACCACCTGCAGGGCGAGCCCGGCGAGGACACGGGCACCTTCCGGCGGGAGGGTGCGAACCTCATCGAGTGGGGCACCAACACGGACGGCAGTACGTTCCTGGAGGTCTGGACCCCACTGCCCGCCGCCCACGGCGACACCGGCTCCTGGGCCGGTACCGGCTACCACGTGGTGCGCGTCGGCCGGCATCTCGTACACGTCGATTCCCGTGCGGGCACGTACTGGCGGACATGAACGGACGTGCCGGAAGGCGTCCTTGAACGCTTTCCGGCACGCTGCCGTCACGCCGTCACGTGCCGTAGTACGCGGTGTGGATCGTCAGGTTTTGAGTTGCGTGACTTCAAGCCATGCGGTGGGCGGAGCCCCGCCGGAACAGGTGGTGGACGGCAGCGCCCAGGGCGGCGCCGAGAGCGGGTGCCACGAGGTAGATCCACAAGGCTGCGGTGCTTCCCGACATCAGCGCGGGTCCGAACTGCCGGGCGGGGTTGGCGGCGCCGCCGCTGAGGGGGCCCAGGACGGCCACGATCGCGCAGATGAGAACCGCCAGGGCCCAGGGGAACCATCGTTCGCGGGCCGGGCGGGTGAGGAAAAAGCCGATCATCAGGGTGATCACGACCAGGCAGCCGCCCTCGGCCGCAAAGACGGCCCAGCCGTTCCACGACGGCGCCGCAGCCGCCGCGCCGTAGCCGACCCGGGCGACCGCCGGCCCCCAGGCCAGGCGGGCCAGAGCCGTCCCGGCGACCGACCCGCCCAGCTGCGCGACGACGTACACCGCCACGCCCCGGCCGGGGAAAGCCCCCAACAGCCACAGCGCGAGCGTGATCGCGGGATTCATGTGACCACCCGAACGCCGACCCCACGGGGAGCGGATCAGCCCGAAGACGGCTGCCCCGGCCAGCGCACCCACCACGAGGAGGGCCGACCGGACGTGTGCCAGGGCGAGGGGGGAAGCCGGATCGAGTACCCAGCGGATGGCCGTGACCACGGCGAACATCAGCACCGCGGTCAGGGCGAACTCGTACAGGGGGTAACCGCGGCGCTCGGGCTCCGTTGGCCCGGGCGCCGGGCCGGAACCCGTGTGTGTTCCGGGTGGAGCGGCCGGGGAACCGGAACCAGACATCTCGCCTCCGCTCATGGTTCTCCCGTCGATCGGGCGCCCTCGGCGCTCGGGTGCGCGCGCCCGTGGGCGCCTCCAGGAAGCGTGCGGCACTCCACGGCTGCAAGGTGCGCGTACACGCCGACGGGCGGGGTGGGATGCCCCGCGTTGGCCGGTGGCACTCCGCCTTCCGGCGTTCGCCCTACCGGGCGCCGACCGATGCCCGGGCCGGGGAGGGGGACGCGGTCATGACGGGTGCGGCTCCGCTCGTGGGGTCGAGCTGGGCCTCCATGTCGTCGAGGGCGCTGCGGACCGCTGCAATCCGCAGGCGGAGTTCGTCGGCGGCCTCCGGGAGCGGCTGTGCTGCGTGCCCCGCGGGCGGCTGCCAGGCGGTGACCTGTTCGGTCCGGTTCGCCGCCGCTTCCATCTCGCGCGCCTCTTCCAGGGCGTTGAGTACGACCCCGATCAGCACGTTGACCAGGACGAAGGAGGCAAGGAGCACGTACGAGGCGTAGAAGAGGATGCTGAACGGGGAGACCGCCAGTCCGGCGTGAACGGCATCGCCCAGGCCCTCCAGCGTCATCAGCAGGAACAGCGTCAGTCCGGCCCGGCCGAGGGAACCGTAGTGCTCCGGGTCGTGCCCGGCGAAGCAGATCCAGCCGATCATGGCGTAGACGTACAGGATCAGGGCGCCCACGAACAGGAAGCTGACCGTTCCCGGCAGACTGCGGCCGACGGCGACGAGCAGGACCCGTAGCTGCGGCATGAACTGCGCGGTGCGCAGTACCCGCGCCAGCCGCAAGAGGCGCAAGAGGGTGGTGTTTTCCCGCAGGAAGGGGACGAAGGCCGAAGAGACCACCAGCAGGTCGAACACGTTCCACGGGTCCCGGAAGAAAGCTTTCGGCCGGTCGATGTGCGCGCCCAGGCGGATCAGGATCTCGAGGCTGAACGCGGCGACGCAGAACCGTTCGGCCGAATCGAGGAGGTCGCCGTACTCCACCGACAATCCGCTGTAGGTCTCGATGCCCAGCAGTACGGCGTTCAACAGGATCACCGAGATGACGCCGAGCGAGAACACCGGCTTCTCGCATACGTGACGGCAGCGCGCGGCAAGCCTTCGGCGGCCGCTGTACGCCTCGATGAGGTCTGGCATCATGCTCCCCTGCCCGGCCACCGGCGCCCCGGTCGCACGTCGTATCGCGCCCCGGTGGACGCCGAGGCTTTGATCAAGCTCCGCGTCGTGTAACGCCGTACGGCCGGATTCGAGACGCCCCGGCCCGACACATCCCCCGATCGGGGACCGCAGGAGGAGCCGAGGGCCCGGCCCGTCGCGTGCCGAGCGCGCCGGGCGGGTGGGCAGGGGTCAGGCGGCGAGGGCTTCGATCACTTCAGCGCCCGGGAGCTGCGCGAACAGCTTCCCGGGAACGATGAGCTTGCCGCGGCGGCGGCCGCTGCCGACCAGTACGTACGGCAGCCCGACCACGACGGAGTCCACCAGCAACGGCCAGTCCGACGGCAGGCCGATGGGGGTGATGCCGCCGTACTCCATGCCACTGAGCTGCACCGCGGTGTCCATCGGCGCGAAGGACACTTTGCGGGCGGCGAGATGACGGCGCACCACGCCGTTGACATCGGCACGGGCTCCGGAGGGGACCAGGCACGCGGCCAGCGTGGACTCGCCACCGCGCTTGGCGGAGACGATCACGCAGTTCGCCGACTGCGCGAGGAGCTCTTGCCCGTAGTGCTCGACGAAGGCGGCGGTGTCCGCGATGGCCGGATCGGTGTCGACGTACACGATGTCCTCGGCCGGGACAGTGCCGTGCCAGGTGCGGACCGCCTCGGCCACCGGCCCGGTGAGTTCGGCGAGGCAGTCCGGCGCCGGGCGGGCGTTGTCGAAGGAACCGATGGGTGCGCGCATGCCTGCCATTGTGCACGGCCGTCCGTCGGATGGAGACGTGACTTACCACGACGGGACAACAGGCCGACATGACATGTGCAGTTGCCGACGGTCCGTGACGGCGCAGACACTCGTGCTGCACCACGACTCATTCGGATGCTCCCGACCACGAACCGTCTGTTCCCCGGGGGCACTCCGCCCGTCGGCCGCGGGCGCCGGCCAGCCGACGCCGTCTTCGCGGTTCCGCAACCCCTCATGAACGAGAGGAAATCCGCATGTCCGAAGCCTCTGCCACCACCGGGTACAACCACCTCGATCTGGACCTGGACCTGGACCTCAGCGAGCTGACCGTCACCGCGCTGAGCGACACCGCCGCACTGCCCGAGAACGGCGCCTCATGGGGCTCCTGCTCCTGCCAGGGCTCGTCCTCCTGCGCCCAGCCGCAGGTGGAGACGCCCGTCGTCTGACGGCTGTGAAGCGGCCGCTCCCGTGCGGCCGGCCCACCCGGGCCGGCCGCACGGGCTGCGGCCCGAGCCGCAGGACAGCTCACAGGCCCACACCGCACCACGGGAGCCCGCCTTGCCGCACCCCGCCCAGCCAGCCGCACCGCAACACGCCGCGCCCGCGTCGGGGACCGCTCTCCCTCCGGCGGGTCCGCCCGCCGGGGCCGCCCCGTACGCGCTGGTCCGCACCACGGTGGCGGCGCATCCTGCGCAACCGGAGAAGGCCGCGCGGGTACGACTCCTGCTCGACCGGCTCACCGCCCTCGCGGCACAGGAGGACGTACTGCGTCCGGCGCTGTGCGACGACCTGTTCGCCTCCCGGCCAGGACACACCGAGGAGTTCCACCGCCACGTGGTGCTCCCGCTGCGCCGGGCGCTGCACAACGGCCGCACCCCCCGCCCCGTCCTGCTGGCCCGCCTCGACGACCTGCCGACACGGGTGCCCCGGCTCGGCACCTGGCTGAACCTGCGCGAGCTCCGCGACGCACTCCTCGCAGATCTGGCCACGGCCGTCCCCGACGCCCTGACCGCCGAGCGCTCCGCCCTCGCGGAAGTGTGCCGCTCCCCCGGCTTCACCCGGGCCGCCGCGCTCACCAGTGGCGACCTGCTGCGCGCAGTGTCCCGGGCCGCCCGGGACGAAGGCGGGCGCAGGGCCCGCAAGGAGGAACCTTCGGTACTGCGGCACGCCCTGCGTGCCACTACGAAGACCAGTCCGCTGTCGTGGTTCACCGCTGTGGGGTGGTCCGGTGGTCCGGATCCG
This genomic interval carries:
- a CDS encoding thiazolylpeptide-type bacteriocin; amino-acid sequence: MSEASATTGYNHLDLDLDLDLSELTVTALSDTAALPENGASWGSCSCQGSSSCAQPQVETPVV
- a CDS encoding MIP/aquaporin family protein; protein product: MSGSGSPAAPPGTHTGSGPAPGPTEPERRGYPLYEFALTAVLMFAVVTAIRWVLDPASPLALAHVRSALLVVGALAGAAVFGLIRSPWGRRSGGHMNPAITLALWLLGAFPGRGVAVYVVAQLGGSVAGTALARLAWGPAVARVGYGAAAAAPSWNGWAVFAAEGGCLVVITLMIGFFLTRPARERWFPWALAVLICAIVAVLGPLSGGAANPARQFGPALMSGSTAALWIYLVAPALGAALGAAVHHLFRRGSAHRMA
- a CDS encoding YbaK/EbsC family protein, which translates into the protein MRAPIGSFDNARPAPDCLAELTGPVAEAVRTWHGTVPAEDIVYVDTDPAIADTAAFVEHYGQELLAQSANCVIVSAKRGGESTLAACLVPSGARADVNGVVRRHLAARKVSFAPMDTAVQLSGMEYGGITPIGLPSDWPLLVDSVVVGLPYVLVGSGRRRGKLIVPGKLFAQLPGAEVIEALAA
- a CDS encoding putative quinol monooxygenase; translation: MQFAQIIDFETERIDEVRDLLRGYEERARSTGRTGTPVSRTLLKDRANPNRYLAVVQFESHEAAMANSNAPETNELAQQLSALMTRPPVYTDCDIADHQTMG
- a CDS encoding Ohr family peroxiredoxin, with amino-acid sequence MTVPLTRTLYRTTAHASGGRTGSVVTDDGRLDVRLAPPRKKVPGTTNPEQLFAAGFAACFTSALAEVAAEFGADASAARVACEVQLGTTDTPAGYGLAVGLTVGLPGWKAADLLPLLHRADAVCPYSQAVRGNIEVSLQAVDDTAAVDA
- a CDS encoding ion transporter — its product is MPDLIEAYSGRRRLAARCRHVCEKPVFSLGVISVILLNAVLLGIETYSGLSVEYGDLLDSAERFCVAAFSLEILIRLGAHIDRPKAFFRDPWNVFDLLVVSSAFVPFLRENTTLLRLLRLARVLRTAQFMPQLRVLLVAVGRSLPGTVSFLFVGALILYVYAMIGWICFAGHDPEHYGSLGRAGLTLFLLMTLEGLGDAVHAGLAVSPFSILFYASYVLLASFVLVNVLIGVVLNALEEAREMEAAANRTEQVTAWQPPAGHAAQPLPEAADELRLRIAAVRSALDDMEAQLDPTSGAAPVMTASPSPARASVGAR
- a CDS encoding YbhB/YbcL family Raf kinase inhibitor-like protein, which produces MTGIQLTSSVFADHTEIPRRYSGEGEDVSPPLTWTAAPDGTAELLLLCEDPDAPGPSFLHWLVTGIDPWTGGVEEGQEPHGGTSWPNGFGRPGWGGPMPPPGHGPHRYFFRLYALSQPVRLHDRPSVDAVHGAVHGKDLASGTLVGTYQRR